One genomic window of Desulfobotulus pelophilus includes the following:
- a CDS encoding DegT/DnrJ/EryC1/StrS family aminotransferase produces MTQKIRIHYTKPSITELEVRYATDAAANGWGERCYEYIACFEKAFRNYLGVKHAIATSSCTGALHMGLAALGIGPEDEVILADTNWIATAAPIVHLGAKPVFVDILPDTWCIDPILAEQAVTPKTKAIIATHLYGNLCEMKELLALGEKHGIPVIEDAAEAIGSIYHGYRTGSMGRFGTFSFHGTKTVTTGEGGMFVTNDDDLYGHVLTLSNHGRSRTQTKQFWPDMVGFKYKMSNIQAAIGCAQMERIEDLTRRKREIFKVYADALLKLPGVTMNPEKPGTVNGYWMPTVVFGPETGISREKLIRAFAAENIDARVFFWPLSDLDPFKGNAFNLNSRDIADRSINLPAYHDMVKASQDRVIAVIKKYLWI; encoded by the coding sequence ATGACCCAAAAAATACGTATTCATTACACAAAACCTTCCATCACAGAACTTGAAGTTCGTTATGCCACGGATGCCGCAGCCAATGGCTGGGGAGAACGGTGCTACGAATACATAGCTTGCTTTGAGAAGGCTTTCCGTAATTATCTTGGTGTAAAACACGCCATTGCCACATCCAGTTGCACGGGGGCCCTGCACATGGGCCTTGCTGCACTGGGCATCGGGCCGGAGGATGAAGTTATTCTTGCGGATACCAACTGGATAGCAACGGCGGCACCTATTGTGCATCTTGGTGCAAAGCCTGTATTTGTCGATATTCTTCCGGACACTTGGTGTATTGATCCGATTTTGGCTGAACAGGCTGTTACGCCCAAAACTAAAGCCATCATTGCCACCCATCTTTACGGTAATCTCTGCGAGATGAAGGAACTGCTGGCCCTTGGAGAAAAACACGGCATTCCTGTTATTGAAGATGCAGCCGAAGCCATAGGTTCCATCTATCATGGTTACAGAACAGGAAGCATGGGCAGGTTCGGTACTTTTTCGTTCCACGGGACTAAAACCGTGACTACGGGCGAAGGCGGCATGTTCGTTACCAATGATGATGACCTCTATGGGCATGTACTGACCCTGAGTAATCATGGACGCAGCAGGACGCAGACAAAACAGTTTTGGCCGGATATGGTGGGATTTAAGTACAAAATGTCCAACATCCAGGCAGCTATAGGCTGTGCCCAGATGGAGCGGATTGAGGATTTGACCCGCAGAAAACGGGAGATTTTTAAAGTCTATGCGGATGCACTGCTCAAGCTGCCCGGCGTTACCATGAATCCGGAAAAGCCTGGCACGGTGAACGGCTACTGGATGCCAACGGTGGTTTTTGGTCCGGAAACCGGAATAAGCCGTGAAAAACTGATTAGGGCTTTTGCTGCTGAAAACATTGATGCTAGGGTGTTCTTCTGGCCTCTCAGCGATTTGGATCCTTTTAAAGGAAATGCGTTCAATTTAAACAGCCGGGACATAGCAGACAGATCTATTAATCTGCCTGCATATCATGACATGGTAAAAGCCTCACAGGATAGGGTCATCGCCGTAATTAAAAAGTACTTATGGATTTAA